The bacterium genomic interval GAGTGGAAATAAATAAATAATTTTCCCTTTTCCCCAACTTTTCCATTTTCCCTTCATTACACCCTGAACGCTTACCTGTTATCCGGTTATCCGGAATTTACATTTATGTTTTATCGGATGGCAAGACGACAAAGATACAAATGGTGCTATGAGAAAAAAGAGGAGGTAGAAAATAAATGTTAGATGGTGTAGCAAATGTTTTAAATAGAATACAACAAATAAGCAAAAAATTTACAGAAATCGCTGGAGTCAGTGGTGATGGTAGTCCTTCTTTTCACCAAACATTAGATGAGGCGATTGAAGAGACAAAAAGTGCCCCTTTTTCTGAATTGATTGATACTTATAGTGAAAAATATGGGATAGACCCTAAATTAATCAATTCTATTATCAAGGCAGAATCAAATTTTAATCCTAATGCCGTCTCTAAAGCCGGGGCATCAGGATTGATGCAGTTAATGCCTGAAACTGCTAAGGCATTAGGGATAACTAATATCTTTGCCCCGGATGAAAATATCGAAGGGGGAATCAAATATTTTAAAACGCTATTGGATGAATTTAATCAGAATCTACCTTTAGCCTTAGCCGCTTATAACGCAGGACCTGAAGTAGTTAAAAAAACTAATAATATCCCCCAAATTGATGAGACTAAAAATTATGTGGAAAAGGTATTAAATTTTTATAAGGAGACTAAATAAGATGTTTAAAAACCAAACAGGAAAAGGGAATTTACCAGTAGTATTCTTACTTTTATGTATATTGATTGGGCTATTAGCTGGGAGTGTCTATCTTTTTGATGTCTTAGGAATATTTGATAAAGAGAAAATACTCGCTAAAGTTCCTGGAATAGGTATGTTTTTTACACCACCTAAAATTACTTATGAGGATGTCCAAAAAGAGGAATTACGGAAATTAAAAGAGTCAATTGACCTTAAACTACTTGAGTTAGAAGAGAAAGAGGAAAAATTAGCCCAAAAAGATAAGAAGTTGAAAAGTCGTGCAGAAGAACTTCTTTTGGCAGAGGAAGAATTACACCGTAAAAAACAAGCAATGGAAGAAAAACAAAGAATGTATGATGACCAGGAGGCAAAATGGGAGAAATTAGTTACCTATTATGAAGGAATGAAACCAGATGCCGCCGCAAAGATTCTCGCTGAAATGGATGACCAAATAGTCGTAGAGATATTCAAAAGAATGAAAAAATCTCAGGTAGCTATTGTTATGATGAAAATGGACCCAAAACGAGCCAGTGAAATATCCAGGAAAATGAGTAGATAAATTGGTAACTGGTAATAGGTGAGTGGTAATTGTTTAACCAATCACTAACGAAAAGGGTGAAAAAGTGAAAGTATTATTTTCAAAAGCAGGTTTGCAATTTAATAAGTTTCTTGATATTCAAAATGAAGAGAATTTAATTATAAATAAAGGCTCT includes:
- a CDS encoding lytic transglycosylase domain-containing protein; translation: MLDGVANVLNRIQQISKKFTEIAGVSGDGSPSFHQTLDEAIEETKSAPFSELIDTYSEKYGIDPKLINSIIKAESNFNPNAVSKAGASGLMQLMPETAKALGITNIFAPDENIEGGIKYFKTLLDEFNQNLPLALAAYNAGPEVVKKTNNIPQIDETKNYVEKVLNFYKETK